In Candidatus Zymogenus saltonus, a genomic segment contains:
- a CDS encoding acyl-CoA dehydrogenase produces MANLLVDMRDQQFTLYEMLDIEGLSKYPKYAEYSKDLYDAVMNEAEKFAVNDIMPTNEIGDKEECTFSDGKVTVPKAFHDVFKKYVEGGWITVADDPEVGGQGFPAVIGICSGEIFSAANFAFNMYPGLTHGAAKLVEIYGNEEQKRKYMDRMYAGEWGGTMCLTEPGAGSDVGALRTIAKPIGDGKFKISGTKIFISAGDHDLTPNIIHPVLARIEGAPAGTKGISIFVVPKYRVNDDGSLGDFNDIHTGNIEHKMGIKGNSTCTLNFGDNDDCIGELLGEEGKGMRVMFNMMNEARLGVGIQGLAHSSAAYMHAVNYARERLQGSDLANFRNPEAPRVSIINHPDVRRMLLWMKAHVEGLRALMYWVAYCLDVSEGTENEEEKERHHGFVELLTPICKSWGSDMGFRVCENAVQVYGGYGYTSEYPVDQFMRDCKIASIYEGTNGIQALDLVARKLGQNKGANFVNFIMEITKTIEQNKANGVLKNAFAELEKAKNTLAEIGGFFAQCGKEGKFLVPVGNAMPFLELMSNVTLGWLLLWQASIASIKLEAIKKEKGVTDDDWVGMAALYKDSKDASYYQGKVAAAKYYAAYVLPHVEATARAIKTEDMSIMEIAESAFADV; encoded by the coding sequence ATGGCTAACTTGCTTGTTGATATGAGGGATCAGCAATTTACCCTCTACGAAATGTTGGATATCGAGGGCTTGAGTAAATATCCGAAATACGCCGAGTATTCAAAAGACCTTTACGATGCGGTCATGAACGAGGCGGAGAAATTCGCCGTCAACGACATCATGCCCACAAACGAGATCGGCGATAAAGAGGAGTGTACTTTTTCAGACGGAAAGGTGACCGTGCCGAAGGCCTTTCACGACGTCTTCAAAAAGTACGTGGAGGGCGGCTGGATTACCGTAGCCGACGACCCGGAAGTGGGGGGCCAGGGATTCCCGGCCGTCATAGGGATCTGCTCCGGGGAGATATTCTCAGCGGCGAACTTTGCCTTCAACATGTACCCCGGCCTTACTCACGGGGCGGCTAAGCTGGTAGAGATATACGGCAACGAGGAGCAGAAGCGTAAATACATGGACAGGATGTACGCGGGCGAGTGGGGAGGAACGATGTGCCTCACAGAGCCGGGCGCCGGCTCCGACGTGGGGGCGCTCAGGACCATCGCAAAGCCGATCGGCGACGGGAAGTTCAAGATATCCGGGACGAAGATATTCATATCGGCCGGTGATCACGACCTGACCCCGAACATCATCCACCCGGTTTTGGCAAGGATCGAAGGGGCGCCCGCGGGGACGAAGGGGATATCGATATTTGTGGTGCCGAAGTACCGCGTCAACGACGACGGGAGCCTGGGTGATTTCAACGACATCCACACCGGAAACATCGAGCACAAGATGGGGATAAAGGGAAACTCCACCTGTACCCTCAACTTCGGCGACAACGACGACTGTATCGGCGAGCTTCTGGGCGAGGAGGGAAAGGGGATGAGGGTCATGTTCAACATGATGAACGAGGCCCGTCTCGGCGTCGGCATCCAGGGCCTTGCCCACAGCAGCGCCGCGTATATGCACGCCGTAAACTACGCCAGGGAGAGGCTCCAGGGCTCCGATCTCGCAAACTTCAGAAATCCCGAGGCGCCCCGGGTCTCCATCATCAACCACCCGGACGTGAGGAGGATGCTCCTCTGGATGAAGGCCCACGTCGAGGGGCTTCGCGCCCTGATGTACTGGGTTGCGTACTGCCTGGATGTCTCCGAGGGTACGGAAAACGAGGAGGAGAAGGAGAGGCATCACGGCTTCGTGGAGCTTCTGACCCCAATCTGCAAGTCGTGGGGGAGCGACATGGGATTTCGCGTCTGTGAGAACGCGGTTCAGGTCTACGGCGGCTACGGCTACACCTCCGAGTACCCGGTTGATCAATTCATGAGGGACTGCAAGATCGCGTCGATCTACGAGGGGACCAACGGAATTCAGGCGCTGGACCTCGTCGCCAGAAAGCTCGGTCAGAACAAGGGCGCGAACTTCGTAAACTTCATCATGGAGATAACAAAGACGATCGAGCAGAACAAGGCTAACGGCGTCCTCAAGAACGCCTTTGCAGAGCTGGAAAAGGCGAAAAACACCCTTGCCGAGATAGGCGGCTTCTTCGCCCAGTGCGGTAAAGAGGGCAAGTTCCTCGTGCCCGTCGGAAACGCCATGCCGTTCCTCGAGCTCATGAGCAACGTCACCCTTGGTTGGCTTCTCCTCTGGCAGGCCTCCATCGCCAGCATAAAGCTTGAGGCCATCAAAAAGGAGAAGGGAGTGACCGACGACGACTGGGTCGGAATGGCCGCTCTCTACAAGGACAGCAAGGATGCCTCTTACTATCAGGGAAAGGTTGCCGCGGCGAAATATTACGCAGCCTACGTCCTTCCCCACGTCGAGGCCACGGCAAGAGCGATAAAGACCGAGGATATGAGCATAATGGAGATCGCCGAGAGCGCCTTCGCCGATGTCTAA
- a CDS encoding histidinol-phosphatase: MIDLHIHTKFGDGKDTPADMARAAKGAGINVLGFSEHFPRPPGYDYPAEDFNHTALASRWFDYASEVNRLKASSGDTPKILFGTEIDYLPDEEETLRAGLSAFNFDFIIGSVHMIGKWGFDYNQKEWEGKDIDAIYDAYWENMFKLLKSGLFDFVGHLDIIKVFRDSRPPKRDHTGSAREFLKEVAKRGLTIEINSGGLRKACRELTPSVGLIKEAVALRIPLTLGSDAHRAEDVGYHLPEVIEMIKGFGVREVVFFEKRRPVAVGI, from the coding sequence ATGATAGACCTTCACATTCATACAAAATTCGGGGACGGCAAGGATACCCCCGCGGATATGGCCCGCGCCGCCAAAGGGGCGGGGATAAATGTTCTCGGCTTTTCCGAGCACTTCCCTAGGCCCCCCGGATACGACTATCCCGCGGAGGACTTCAACCATACGGCCCTCGCTTCCAGGTGGTTCGACTACGCCTCCGAAGTGAACAGGCTGAAGGCAAGTTCCGGCGACACGCCCAAAATCCTATTCGGCACCGAGATAGATTATCTCCCGGACGAGGAGGAGACACTTCGCGCCGGGCTTTCCGCCTTCAACTTCGACTTCATAATCGGAAGCGTCCACATGATAGGGAAGTGGGGATTCGACTACAATCAGAAGGAGTGGGAGGGAAAGGACATCGACGCGATTTACGACGCCTACTGGGAGAACATGTTCAAGTTGTTAAAAAGCGGTCTCTTTGACTTCGTGGGCCATCTCGACATCATCAAGGTATTCCGGGACTCCCGCCCGCCGAAGAGAGACCACACCGGCTCCGCCAGGGAATTCTTAAAGGAGGTTGCAAAGAGGGGCTTAACCATCGAGATAAACAGCGGCGGCCTGAGGAAGGCCTGCAGGGAGCTCACCCCGTCGGTCGGGCTGATAAAGGAGGCGGTCGCCCTCAGGATTCCCCTGACCCTCGGCTCCGACGCCCACAGGGCGGAGGACGTGGGTTACCATCTCCCGGAGGTTATCGAGATGATAAAGGGCTTCGGCGTTAGGGAGGTGGTCTTCTTCGAGAAGAGGAGGCCGGTTGCCGTAGGGATATAG